TTGACGGATTGGCGGCAGGCGTGTCGGCGATAATGTCTATATCGCTTGTATTTATATCGATAAGAGTGGGTGAATATTCGATTGCAATTTTGGGTATTGCACTTATGGGTTCGTGTTTCGGATTTTTGCCGTTTAACTTTAATCCAGCAAAAATATTTATGGGTGATACAGGCTCGACATTCTTGGGATTTATGCTTGCAACATTGTCTATACAAGGTGTGTTCAAGAGTTATGCGGTAATATCGTTTGCAGTACCGCTTTTGATTTTGGGATTGCCGTTGTTTGACGCATTGTTTGCGATGATTAGACGTATATTGCGCGGACAAAGTCCGATGACTGCGGACAGAGGACACTTGCACCACAGACTTGTGGATATGGGATTTTCCCAGAAACAAACCGTATTTATATTGTACGCAATAAGCGGTGTGCTTGGAATAACGGCTGTACTTTTGGCTGAAAGCGGCGTACTCAGAGCATTGTTGCTTGTAATATGCGTGCTTATACTTCTTTTGATTGGAAGTATGCTTGGAAAGAACAGTTATGTACATCAACATCAGGATAACAGAAATTTGACTGATGATAATGAAATTGACGTTGAAGAAGTTTCCGATAAAAAAGGTAATGAGGATAAGTAGGAAAGGATAGAGAAAAGTGAAAAAGTTAAAGGTTATGACAGTTTTCGGTACAAGACCTGAGGCAATCAAAATGGCTCCGCTTGCACTTGAACTGAAAAAATATGACAATATTGAATCAATCGTATGTGTAACGGCACAGCACAGACAAATGCTTGACCAAGTTCTTGAAATATTCGGCATAACACCTGATTATGACCTTGATATTATGAAGACAAGACAGAGTCTTATCGGAATAACAACAAGAGTTTTGGAAGGTCTTGACGAAGTTATTAAAAAGGAACAGCCTGATATTGTGCTTGTACACGGCGACACATCAACAAGTTTCGTTGCGGCACTTGCGGCTTTTTATAATCAAGTCAAGGTCGGACACGTTGAGGCAGGTCTAAGAACATACGATAAATATTCTCCGTTCCCTGAAGAAATGAACAGACAGCTTACAGGCAGAATCGCCGATCTTAATTTCTCACCGACAGAGCAAAACAGAAAGAATTTACTTAAAGAAAATGTTTCGGACGATATTATTTATATAACCGGTAATACGGTTATTGACGCACTTAAAACAACTGTCCGTGATGATTATAAG
This portion of the Hominilimicola fabiformis genome encodes:
- a CDS encoding glycosyltransferase family 4 protein, with translation MIFAFIVSFAFTFATTPLVRRFAFKIGAIDIPKDNRRMHKKPTPRIGGLAIIFGFTVATLCFAQPSRQLYGTLAGAAIIAVMGVIDDCKNLPAKLKFVIQIIAALVVVFAGDIKIDVFTNPNFLSDNPYWVLPEWLSVTLTVIWIVFITNAVNFIDGLDGLAAGVSAIMSISLVFISIRVGEYSIAILGIALMGSCFGFLPFNFNPAKIFMGDTGSTFLGFMLATLSIQGVFKSYAVISFAVPLLILGLPLFDALFAMIRRILRGQSPMTADRGHLHHRLVDMGFSQKQTVFILYAISGVLGITAVLLAESGVLRALLLVICVLILLLIGSMLGKNSYVHQHQDNRNLTDDNEIDVEEVSDKKGNEDK